One window of the Leptospira koniambonensis genome contains the following:
- a CDS encoding bile acid:sodium symporter family protein, with product MQSGFLLEIVLPISLFIIMFGMGLSLTFKDFERVALFPKAVLVGLLAQLLLLPFLGFMVATMFHLEPLLAVGLMVLSCCPSGPTSNMYSYLFKGDVALSVTLTALISVIKPFTLPFLTYYSMVYFMGEGKTIDLPILKTILQLFVITVLPVGIGMVVKNYSPKFAEACEKPVKIFSMIILFAIIAGLVKQNWEKMWGFFAQSGAAALTMNCICISLGFLLGLLLRLSRTQAVTIAFELGIQNGTTALLVTGTILQVPTMTVVPITYSLLMFVTALVFGLFILRNRRSILDHPSLESVS from the coding sequence ATGCAAAGTGGATTTTTACTGGAGATAGTTCTTCCGATCTCACTTTTTATAATCATGTTCGGGATGGGACTGTCTTTGACATTCAAAGATTTCGAGAGAGTGGCTTTATTTCCTAAAGCTGTACTAGTTGGACTTTTAGCACAACTTTTACTATTACCGTTTTTAGGATTTATGGTAGCTACAATGTTCCATCTGGAGCCGCTACTTGCAGTTGGACTAATGGTATTGTCCTGCTGCCCTTCTGGCCCGACTTCGAACATGTATTCGTATCTATTCAAAGGTGATGTAGCTCTATCGGTGACGTTAACCGCTCTAATCAGCGTGATCAAACCTTTCACTCTTCCCTTTTTAACTTACTATTCGATGGTATATTTTATGGGAGAAGGAAAAACAATAGATCTTCCTATTCTTAAAACTATACTGCAACTTTTTGTAATTACTGTTCTTCCTGTTGGGATTGGAATGGTCGTAAAAAATTATTCTCCAAAATTTGCAGAAGCTTGCGAGAAACCTGTTAAAATTTTTTCGATGATCATTCTATTCGCGATCATCGCAGGTTTAGTAAAACAAAATTGGGAAAAGATGTGGGGATTTTTTGCTCAAAGTGGAGCTGCTGCTTTAACTATGAATTGTATCTGCATTAGTCTTGGATTTTTACTCGGACTACTTTTACGTTTGAGCAGAACCCAAGCAGTTACAATTGCTTTCGAATTAGGGATCCAAAATGGAACCACTGCACTCCTGGTAACTGGGACCATTCTACAAGTTCCTACAATGACAGTTGTTCCTATTACTTATAGCCTTCTAATGTTCGTGACTGCACTAGTATTCGGACTATTTATATTAAGGAATAGAAGATCCATTTTGGACCATCCTTCTTTAGAAAGTGTAAGTTAA
- a CDS encoding thiolase family protein — MKLETKLAICTPLRTPFAQIAKGLGAYPAHHLGKIVAESIIQKSGIKKEDIDGIVVGEGFPSSPNPARVIANLIGLRDEIPSITLSNNCVSGLEAISEAARRIILGEGEVFLVIGEESQTDMPFIIKNARLNKKSGSLEKLNKLMPDNFPEGVELRDTLEDGLDDGENSYGMQVTAEILAQNYELSREITDKVAFESFKRTYEASMEGRYEPFIIPVKDQEGNTLKIDEAVELRKGLVENPSRMGRAMLLFDNPQSKFEDFKKKYGKDLKKTHGPTVSIFNASPRSDGAAGVIITTVEKAKALGLKIEGLLSGWRMKGVHPNLMGLGQAVATEGLLADLQLKLEDMDYVEIHEAYASTAVAAMEQLKMDTGWDWEKKFDEKKINPNGGSIAIGHPFGATGVRLVNNAIMDLQEDPKANKVLLTACAHGGIAGSMLIERYKA; from the coding sequence ATGAAACTCGAAACTAAACTCGCAATTTGCACACCTTTAAGAACTCCATTCGCACAAATCGCAAAAGGATTAGGAGCTTATCCTGCTCATCATTTGGGTAAGATAGTAGCGGAGAGTATTATCCAAAAAAGTGGGATCAAAAAAGAGGACATAGATGGTATCGTAGTAGGAGAGGGCTTTCCAAGTTCTCCGAATCCAGCTCGAGTAATCGCAAATCTGATCGGACTTAGAGATGAAATTCCTTCTATCACTTTGTCCAATAACTGTGTGTCCGGATTGGAGGCTATTTCTGAAGCAGCGAGACGGATTATATTGGGAGAAGGAGAAGTATTTCTTGTAATCGGAGAAGAATCCCAGACCGACATGCCTTTTATCATAAAAAATGCCCGCCTGAATAAGAAATCCGGATCATTAGAAAAATTGAATAAACTTATGCCTGATAACTTCCCGGAAGGGGTTGAACTTAGAGATACTCTGGAAGACGGTTTAGATGATGGAGAAAACTCCTATGGAATGCAGGTAACTGCAGAAATTCTCGCCCAGAATTACGAATTATCTAGAGAAATCACTGATAAGGTCGCATTCGAATCATTCAAACGTACTTACGAGGCTTCAATGGAAGGAAGATACGAACCATTCATCATTCCTGTAAAAGACCAAGAAGGCAATACACTGAAAATAGACGAGGCAGTAGAACTCAGAAAAGGTCTCGTAGAAAATCCAAGTCGTATGGGAAGAGCGATGCTTCTTTTTGATAATCCTCAAAGTAAATTTGAGGACTTTAAGAAAAAATACGGTAAAGATCTGAAGAAAACTCATGGACCAACAGTTTCTATCTTCAATGCAAGTCCTCGTTCTGACGGAGCCGCAGGTGTGATCATCACCACTGTCGAAAAAGCAAAAGCTCTCGGTTTAAAGATAGAGGGATTACTTTCTGGTTGGAGAATGAAAGGTGTTCATCCAAATTTAATGGGACTTGGACAAGCTGTTGCCACAGAAGGTTTGCTTGCAGACCTACAATTAAAATTAGAAGACATGGATTATGTTGAGATCCATGAGGCTTATGCTTCTACCGCAGTTGCTGCTATGGAACAATTAAAAATGGATACAGGTTGGGATTGGGAGAAAAAATTTGATGAGAAGAAGATCAATCCTAATGGCGGATCTATCGCAATTGGTCATCCATTTGGAGCCACGGGAGTTCGTTTGGTGAATAACGCGATCATGGATTTGCAAGAAGATCCTAAGGCGAATAAAGTGTTACTCACTGCATGCGCTCATGGAGGTATTGCAGGTTCCATGTTGATTGAAAGATATAAAGCTTAA
- a CDS encoding thiolase family protein: MKLDQKLAICTPRRTPFAQIAKALGPYPGHHLGRIVAEDIIAKSGVKKDQIDGIVVGEGFSNAPNSARVIANLIGLRDEVPSITVSNNCVSGIEALSEAARRIILGEGELFLVIGEESQTSMPFVVKNARLNKKAGSLDKLKKLLPDNLPEGVELRDTLEDGLGDGETSYGMQVTAEILAQNYELSREITDKLAFESFKRALEASKAGKYAPFIIPMKDEDGTELTIDEAVGLREGLVENPSRMGRAMLLFENPQMKFDEFKTKYSKYLKKSHGPTVSIFNASPRSDGAAGVILTTVEKAKALGLKIEAVLSGWKMYGVDPNLMGIGQAYATEALLKDTGVKIEDVDYVEIHEAFAATAVAALVQIEKDTGWKWEQKFDEKKINPNGGSIAIGHPFGATGIRLVSNAIMDLQDDPKAKKVVLTACAHGGIAGAMLIERFEG, encoded by the coding sequence ATGAAACTCGATCAAAAATTGGCGATTTGTACGCCAAGAAGAACTCCCTTCGCTCAGATTGCGAAAGCTTTAGGACCCTATCCTGGCCATCACCTAGGTCGTATAGTGGCTGAAGACATTATTGCAAAGAGTGGAGTTAAAAAAGATCAAATCGACGGAATCGTAGTTGGAGAAGGTTTCTCTAACGCTCCGAACTCCGCGAGAGTGATCGCTAACCTAATCGGACTCAGAGACGAAGTTCCTTCGATCACTGTTTCTAATAACTGTGTATCTGGAATTGAAGCTCTTTCAGAAGCAGCTCGCCGTATTATTCTTGGAGAAGGTGAACTTTTCTTAGTAATCGGAGAAGAATCCCAAACTTCTATGCCTTTCGTTGTGAAAAACGCAAGATTGAACAAGAAAGCAGGCTCTTTGGATAAACTGAAAAAACTTCTTCCTGACAATCTTCCAGAAGGTGTTGAACTTAGAGACACTCTTGAGGACGGACTTGGTGACGGAGAAACTTCTTACGGAATGCAAGTAACTGCTGAGATCCTTGCTCAGAACTACGAACTTTCTCGTGAGATCACTGATAAACTAGCTTTCGAATCTTTCAAAAGAGCATTAGAAGCTTCTAAAGCAGGAAAATACGCTCCATTCATCATCCCAATGAAAGACGAAGATGGAACTGAACTTACTATTGATGAGGCAGTTGGACTTCGTGAAGGACTTGTAGAAAACCCAAGCCGTATGGGAAGAGCAATGCTTCTTTTTGAAAATCCTCAAATGAAATTTGATGAGTTCAAAACTAAATATTCCAAATATCTTAAAAAATCTCACGGACCAACCGTTTCTATCTTTAACGCGAGCCCTCGTTCTGATGGAGCAGCTGGTGTTATCTTAACTACTGTTGAAAAAGCAAAAGCTCTTGGATTAAAGATCGAAGCAGTTCTTTCCGGATGGAAAATGTATGGTGTTGATCCTAACTTAATGGGAATCGGGCAAGCTTATGCTACCGAAGCACTTCTTAAAGACACCGGAGTTAAGATCGAAGACGTAGACTACGTAGAGATCCACGAAGCATTTGCAGCTACTGCAGTTGCGGCTCTTGTTCAAATCGAAAAAGATACCGGTTGGAAATGGGAGCAAAAATTCGACGAGAAAAAGATCAACCCTAACGGTGGATCTATCGCTATCGGTCACCCATTCGGAGCTACTGGTATCCGTTTGGTGAGCAATGCGATCATGGACCTTCAAGACGACCCTAAAGCTAAAAAAGTGGTTCTTACTGCTTGTGCTCACGGTGGAATTGCAGGCGCTATGCTCATCGAAAGATTCGAAGGTTAA
- a CDS encoding thioesterase family protein: MSVTEKEQVRTRFSDLDTQRHTTSRTYEDSCLGDRYRILEEAGYSWKRMIEESVRLQTVGADIRFLAQQMENTELSVRTSYRSGQDGLLSFSQEVLDPNGKVAAEIRTLARTEKDGKPFQLIAAQDPSEELISSFESIPSFSGACERTLAVRDLFFCERNPFGDYNPSHYWRLLEEGRWNFTAECGLSLEDLVAMDTTLFYMGGKIRYRKPLAAGRRAKIQTWIHSFDKIWSRMRQEVSDSETGEILAESMDDLLVVSVSKSRPKKPGEDLLKIFARVTEFSEGASK; this comes from the coding sequence ATGTCGGTAACGGAAAAAGAACAAGTCAGAACAAGATTTTCGGATCTAGATACACAAAGACATACCACTAGCAGGACTTACGAAGACTCTTGTCTAGGGGATAGATATCGTATCTTAGAAGAAGCGGGTTATTCTTGGAAAAGAATGATCGAAGAATCAGTTCGATTACAAACCGTCGGGGCAGATATACGTTTTCTTGCCCAACAAATGGAAAACACTGAATTATCCGTACGCACTAGTTATCGCTCTGGCCAAGATGGCCTATTGTCCTTCTCCCAAGAAGTTTTGGATCCAAACGGAAAAGTTGCCGCAGAGATCAGAACATTAGCAAGAACAGAGAAAGACGGAAAACCTTTCCAGCTTATCGCAGCTCAAGATCCTTCCGAAGAATTAATCTCTTCATTCGAATCTATACCTTCTTTTTCAGGTGCTTGCGAGCGCACACTTGCAGTAAGAGATCTTTTTTTCTGCGAAAGAAATCCATTCGGTGACTATAATCCTTCTCATTATTGGAGACTATTGGAAGAAGGTCGCTGGAATTTTACTGCAGAATGTGGACTTAGCCTAGAGGATCTAGTCGCTATGGACACCACACTTTTCTATATGGGCGGAAAAATACGTTATCGTAAACCTCTCGCTGCAGGAAGAAGAGCTAAGATACAAACTTGGATTCATAGTTTTGATAAAATTTGGAGCCGTATGAGACAAGAGGTCAGCGACTCTGAAACTGGAGAGATCCTGGCAGAATCCATGGATGATCTACTCGTAGTATCTGTAAGCAAGTCCAGACCTAAAAAACCTGGAGAGGATTTGCTGAAAATATTCGCAAGGGTCACCGAATTTTCTGAGGGGGCCTCCAAATGA
- a CDS encoding TetR/AcrR family transcriptional regulator: MTAQRKKRDSGASVRERILDTATDLFYKQGFSNTGMRQIIQESGSVAASLYDHFPSKKELGIAYLARQEEKTLSDLASLMERYPEVQEFLRAWVILKERQIRHHEFFGDPFAGFANQVMDADPEYTEFLKGIAEKWTKMIRDYLSRAVASGQFSRNMDIQYTSRRVLMAYHGSITLWRMTKDLRYIREMEDSLREIFDEYTAK; encoded by the coding sequence ATGACCGCTCAGAGAAAAAAAAGAGATTCCGGGGCCAGTGTCCGAGAAAGAATTCTAGATACTGCGACAGATCTTTTCTACAAACAAGGATTCTCCAATACCGGAATGAGACAGATTATCCAAGAATCGGGCTCAGTCGCTGCGAGTCTTTACGATCATTTTCCATCTAAAAAAGAACTAGGGATCGCTTACCTCGCTCGTCAGGAAGAAAAGACTCTTTCTGATCTCGCTTCTCTTATGGAAAGATATCCAGAGGTCCAAGAATTTTTAAGAGCTTGGGTAATCTTGAAAGAGAGACAGATCCGCCATCATGAATTTTTCGGAGATCCGTTTGCAGGTTTTGCAAATCAAGTCATGGATGCGGATCCTGAATATACAGAATTTTTAAAAGGTATCGCTGAGAAATGGACTAAGATGATCCGAGATTATCTAAGTCGTGCGGTTGCTTCCGGACAATTTTCCAGAAACATGGACATTCAATACACTTCTAGAAGAGTATTGATGGCTTACCACGGTTCCATCACTCTTTGGAGAATGACAAAAGATCTACGTTATATCCGAGAGATGGAAGATAGTCTGAGAGAAATTTTCGACGAATACACTGCTAAATAG